A genomic segment from Legionella quinlivanii encodes:
- a CDS encoding DUF1841 family protein, which translates to MFYGDNVQDTRQVFFECWRKYRQQEALTALEQQVVNVILAHPEYHAILDDSLGNLAKTYTPEMGQSNPFLHLGLHLAIRDQITTNRPAGILAIYQQLMASHQDELQVEHLMMECLAETLWQAQRGMPPQDIEDHYLLALKRLKK; encoded by the coding sequence ATGTTCTATGGGGATAATGTTCAGGATACGCGACAAGTTTTTTTTGAGTGCTGGAGAAAATACCGTCAGCAAGAGGCATTGACTGCTCTAGAGCAGCAGGTAGTGAATGTCATCCTTGCCCATCCTGAATATCATGCCATTCTTGATGACTCTCTTGGCAATCTGGCCAAGACATACACCCCGGAAATGGGGCAAAGCAATCCCTTTCTGCATTTAGGTCTGCATCTGGCGATTCGTGATCAAATTACCACTAACCGTCCAGCTGGAATTCTAGCTATATATCAGCAGCTGATGGCCAGCCATCAGGATGAGCTGCAGGTAGAGCACCTGATGATGGAATGCCTGGCAGAAACATTGTGGCAGGCCCAGCGCGGCATGCCCCCACAGGATATTGAAGATCATTATTTGCTTGCGCTTAAACGCCTAAAAAAGTAG
- a CDS encoding SAM-dependent methyltransferase: protein MENFNTVNAVYIGKAERLAELNNELGGETRIIENVMLSPRTIKACFALDTWFKPQIHQFTSISEAVKLLKKAGKYWYLQPASHIRRSHLIADQLRKLPPLLRSFPLQEEIPPIGGFCLLDQNTLLYSVDRLKPWPGGYCYFLEDKVNPPNRAYLKLWEALSLLDRYPKSGESALDLGASPGGWTYVMQSLGTQVTAVDKASLEPRIAALPGVSCLKQSAFALEPSKLEKPYDWVLSDIACYPDRALTLIRKWLESGKAGQMIFTIKLQGETDWATLKELHQIEGASLINLFYNKHEVTFFYPGFNG from the coding sequence ATGGAAAATTTTAATACGGTCAATGCGGTATATATTGGCAAGGCGGAGCGCTTGGCAGAGTTAAATAATGAGCTTGGCGGCGAAACCAGAATCATTGAAAATGTCATGCTATCACCTCGCACAATTAAGGCTTGTTTCGCTCTCGATACCTGGTTCAAACCGCAAATTCATCAGTTCACCTCCATCAGCGAGGCGGTCAAATTATTAAAAAAGGCAGGCAAATACTGGTACCTGCAACCTGCAAGCCATATCCGGCGCTCTCACTTGATTGCCGACCAATTGCGAAAGCTCCCTCCTTTGCTGCGCTCCTTCCCTCTACAGGAGGAGATTCCGCCAATCGGAGGTTTTTGCCTGCTCGATCAAAATACGCTTCTCTACAGCGTGGATCGTTTAAAACCCTGGCCTGGGGGTTACTGTTATTTCCTGGAAGATAAGGTCAATCCTCCAAATCGTGCCTATTTGAAACTATGGGAAGCGTTAAGCCTTTTAGACCGATATCCAAAATCAGGAGAGAGTGCTCTTGACCTGGGGGCATCACCTGGAGGCTGGACTTATGTCATGCAATCGCTGGGAACACAAGTGACGGCTGTAGATAAAGCCTCACTTGAACCGCGAATTGCTGCGCTGCCAGGTGTCAGCTGCCTGAAGCAGAGTGCGTTTGCGCTTGAGCCTTCAAAACTGGAGAAACCATACGACTGGGTATTGTCGGATATTGCCTGTTATCCAGACAGAGCATTGACGCTTATCAGAAAGTGGCTTGAGTCTGGTAAAGCGGGTCAAATGATTTTCACGATCAAATTACAGGGTGAAACGGACTGGGCCACGCTTAAAGAGTTACATCAGATTGAAGGCGCCTCGCTGATTAATTTATTTTACAACAAACATGAGGTGACTTTTTTCTATCCGGGGTTTAATGGATGA
- the ubiE gene encoding bifunctional demethylmenaquinone methyltransferase/2-methoxy-6-polyprenyl-1,4-benzoquinol methylase UbiE: MSKHQKTHFGFESVAWEDKEKKVREVFQSVAENYDLMNNLMSFGIHHLWKRFTVELSQVRPGQMVLDLAGGSGDLTRLLSQKVGEKGLVILADINSAMLEVGRKRLINEGLLHNVQYAQANAQLLPFVDNSFHCICIGFGLRNVTDKDEALRSMFRVCKPGGKLMVLEFSTPVLPGLKPIYDWYSFNVLPQLGQLFAKDSSSYRYLAESIRMHPNQEELKTQIEKAGFEDCHYHNLSGGIVALHIAHKY, from the coding sequence ATGAGCAAGCATCAAAAAACGCATTTCGGCTTTGAATCCGTTGCCTGGGAGGACAAAGAAAAAAAAGTCAGGGAAGTTTTTCAGTCAGTCGCTGAAAATTACGATCTTATGAACAATCTTATGTCTTTTGGTATTCATCACTTGTGGAAACGGTTTACTGTTGAGCTCAGTCAGGTCCGGCCGGGACAAATGGTATTGGATCTGGCAGGCGGAAGCGGCGATTTGACCCGATTACTAAGCCAAAAGGTAGGTGAAAAAGGTTTGGTCATACTGGCTGATATTAATTCAGCTATGCTTGAAGTAGGCCGTAAACGTTTAATTAATGAGGGATTGCTGCATAACGTACAGTACGCACAGGCCAATGCACAGTTGCTTCCCTTTGTTGATAACAGTTTTCACTGTATTTGTATTGGCTTTGGCTTGAGAAACGTAACCGATAAAGATGAGGCATTGCGATCGATGTTTCGAGTTTGCAAACCGGGAGGCAAGTTAATGGTTTTGGAATTTTCAACTCCTGTGTTACCCGGATTAAAACCCATTTATGATTGGTATTCTTTTAATGTTCTACCGCAATTGGGCCAGTTATTTGCTAAAGATAGCAGCAGTTACCGCTATCTTGCGGAGTCAATCCGCATGCACCCCAACCAGGAAGAACTGAAAACGCAGATTGAAAAAGCCGGCTTCGAAGACTGTCATTATCATAATTTGAGCGGAGGTATTGTTGCTTTGCACATTGCCCATAAATATTGA
- a CDS encoding ubiquinone biosynthesis accessory factor UbiJ encodes MIKKYSLKVLQKAINLALSLDDTMPGKIAELDGKIIEIFIDTLGIKFFIEFKEGGIKLLDHCDEKPDTLIHSSPLGLIRLSLLPASKARSLFNDKIHISGDIELGEKVKKLFDELDIDWEGHLARFTGDVIAYQLGSFLRQGMDLKNRVEDSLRSNLNDYLHEEARLFPPREEIDDFFHDIDQLNLDVERLQAKLNLLKKAYETR; translated from the coding sequence ATGATTAAGAAATATTCATTAAAAGTGTTACAAAAAGCCATCAACCTTGCTCTGTCTCTTGATGATACCATGCCGGGTAAAATAGCTGAACTCGATGGCAAGATCATTGAAATTTTCATCGATACTCTGGGAATTAAATTTTTTATAGAATTTAAGGAGGGGGGCATCAAGCTATTGGACCATTGTGATGAAAAGCCGGATACTTTAATCCATAGCTCACCCCTGGGCCTGATTCGTTTAAGCCTTCTTCCTGCCTCAAAAGCACGCTCGCTTTTCAATGACAAAATTCACATTTCAGGCGACATTGAACTGGGCGAGAAGGTAAAAAAACTGTTTGATGAGCTGGATATTGATTGGGAGGGGCATTTGGCCCGCTTTACCGGGGATGTGATTGCTTACCAGTTAGGATCTTTTCTTCGTCAGGGAATGGACCTGAAAAATCGGGTAGAGGATTCTTTACGCAGCAACTTGAATGATTATCTCCATGAGGAAGCCCGTCTGTTTCCGCCTCGGGAAGAAATCGATGATTTTTTTCACGATATTGATCAGTTAAATCTGGATGTCGAACGGCTGCAAGCCAAACTCAATTTATTAAAAAAAGCGTATGAAACCCGTTAA